Within the Phaseolus vulgaris cultivar G19833 chromosome 9, P. vulgaris v2.0, whole genome shotgun sequence genome, the region TGTTTTTTCTTGCCATTTTCACGTTAATATCAGTTCCAATTTGTAGGGACCGGTAGGTAGAGCTTTTTGGCTTTTATAATCCTGAAAAAGTTATCTGACTTTACATTATTTGAGCCACTATGATTTTATAAGTATTATGATAATCTCATGTGAGCTTAAACTAATTACCAAACTTGCTGCTTTAACTTTTGTAGGTTTACGTTTTACACATCTGTTTGGTGAGCCATTAGCTTCCAATAGCAAAACGTATTGTTCAAAGAATTCTTCCCTTCATATTtcataatactattttttttcagaTTGTAAAAGTATCTCAAAATACTACAGCCTATAGAAGATGAACACAAAATCAGCagaaatataaattactttaatcAAACGTGGATTCTTCatgtgaattttttaaaatatttataaaatgccTAACAACAACCATTCAGAGCTTTTGActtagttaaataaatatatcataagTAAAAGTTTTTCAACTGGCAGCTTCAGCATATGCATGTAATTAAGAATTCCGAGAATGCTGCCATGGTTGTGGTTGCATTGATGAAGGAGTAGCTCTTGACAATGAATGCGTGAGAAAAAAGCAGTAAGTAAAAAAGTAATTAAGTTTTTAACTATGAATCCCAGAGTTACCATTCCCTGGTATATTCATCTGAGACATGCATGGCCAGTATCATCTCTTCTTGTtcaaaaaagagagaaaaatgtaAGCTGATTCATAGTTACCAAAAGTTTGATTAAAGTAAAGCATACATGATTCTTAAAGGCAAGGAATTGACACTTATGTGATTCTCCAACGAAAGCTACCAATTTTTATCTCTTTTCTTTCACTCTCTCTTCTCCGAATCACATCTACAGATTCTTCAATCAAAGTTTTTCTCCTTCGCATCCACAAAATAAACCAAAGAAACAAAGGTGACCCAGCATCTACTCATGGATCCACTTCCAAAAGCCACTAGTGAGATACCATGAAATCCAACGATCAACTGATTTTCACTTCTATTTTTACCATCACGAGCAGagcaaaacaaatttaaatagatAGTGCgaggaaaaaagagagaaagagaaagagaaagagatgaAAATAAAAGGCAAATTAAAGAGATAAGATGAACCATCTATAATATCTTTTCATTTTCACTCACAAAGTGTAACCTTTTGTCCTATcattaacatatattttatttacaaatcaCTTAGTGGCTGCAAAACACGTTTCAATACAAAGCCAACCAAAATCTGCAAACAAGAAAGCTTGAAAACTCGCCTCGATATGAGTACTGGATTATATCATTATCATTTATATGTTGAAGTTAGCAAGATGGTGCTAAATTTAAATTGTGGTAGAGCACTGCGTCCCTTGCTTGGAAGTGAGAGGACCAGCAGGAGTAGAGGGTCCAAAGGCATTCATAGCAACACAATTAACATTGAACCTGTAACGTCCAGAGACCCATGTTCCCACCTTCCAACGAAGCTTTCCATTGGCTTTCAGATTCAAAACTAGTCTTCCAACAATTTGATCACGACCCAGTTCATAGCCAAGAGAGGGAGCCACAGGTAAAATGTTTCCCACCAGAGAGGCTGTTATGAGATTACTCTCCTCTTGGCCCTGGTAGAAGGGTGGCACAGGGGTGTCACCGGTAATTTGCTGCGCCTTGTAGGTTGCATAGACTTGAATCTCATCGTAGTAAATGCCAACTTTCTGGTTCGGGTTCTTGGAGAGAAGGGTGAGTTGGATGGAGGAGTTGAGGTTGGGGCCTGAGAGACTGAGCTGGTAGATGTCAACTTCTTTGAGGGAGAATTGAGGCTTGGCAGGGTGGAGGACGAGCCAAATAAGAAGTATTAGTAGTAGGATTGAGGTAAAACAGGCTGATAAACTGAAGTAGAGCTTCTTGTAGTTGCTCTTaattttcaatccttctttggCAGCACAGTGTTTTGGAGAGGGTATTGTGATTTTAGACATTTGTGAGAgaaagagggagagagagagagagagagagagagaaagatgaAAGAAGGGATGCTTACAACGTTAAGGAAGAGGGGGGCTTGTGGTTTATAAAGAGAGCAGAAAGCCACAATTATTATCTGCTAGCATGCTTTTGACTGGTAGCACTAGGATTTCCCTTGTGGTGATTAgtctttaataattattattattattattatcagaTATTAAAGCCTTAAAGCTTCTGGAAAATTTATACTGTAAGGAAATTCTGGCATGGCATAGACGCATACGCTTCTAACTAGCATGGGTAAATTCAGCTGTTATGTTTGCTGAAAATTTACATAACTTTTCTAGGCTTCTGAATC harbors:
- the LOC137821595 gene encoding NDR1/HIN1-like protein 26, which translates into the protein MSKITIPSPKHCAAKEGLKIKSNYKKLYFSLSACFTSILLLILLIWLVLHPAKPQFSLKEVDIYQLSLSGPNLNSSIQLTLLSKNPNQKVGIYYDEIQVYATYKAQQITGDTPVPPFYQGQEESNLITASLVGNILPVAPSLGYELGRDQIVGRLVLNLKANGKLRWKVGTWVSGRYRFNVNCVAMNAFGPSTPAGPLTSKQGTQCSTTI